A region of Streptomyces paludis DNA encodes the following proteins:
- the lanKC gene encoding class III lanthionine synthetase LanKC codes for MNKGYAVFCDADRHFYDAPHRLPSTGDAGHGALYEAAHRSAPEGWQRHRSGDWLAWRPVDAQLPAQGWKIHVAACLDNAESVLERVMDYCVPRGIAFKFVPSRYLLHTRNAKYADRAASGKFITVYPADDERCGAVAEELSVLLAGEPGPYILSDLRWGEGPVHLRYGGFTERSCYDAEGTLRPAVEDAAGRLVPDRRGPVFRIPAWVTPPGFLQPHLDARDATTVTGLPYTVERALHFSNGGGVYVGRHHGTGEKVVLKEARPHAGLAADGADAVTRLAREQRALERLSGLPYTPSVRDSLTLGGHRFLVLEFIEGKPLNSFFARRHPLIDTDPDPARLAEYTAWALRIHRLVEEAVEAVHARGVVFNDLHLFNIMVSEDESSVVLLDFEAAAHVDDNSRQTVANPAFVAPADRRGFDVDRYALACLRIALFLPLTSLFIVDRAKARHLAEMVAERFPVDRAFLDAAVAEILRDTGTDADVNTGSESDTGSGYLPVGPADWPQARDSMVRAILAAASPDREDRFFPGDIAQFATPGGGMSFGYGTAGVLYALAESGAERCVPAEEWLLQRVKTPASGTPLGFYDGLAGIAWTLNRLGHPQPALETVDLILDQPWESLPPDLHSGAAGLGLALCALAADTGDPVLHAAAVRCAELAAAAVAGGLPRAGLLHGASGVALLLVRLYERTGEAALLDLAADALRRDLARCKPGIGGSLQVDEGWRTMPYAGGGSVGIGMVLDDYLAHRSDDGFERARAGIVRAAQSHFYAQPGLFRGAAGMVLHLSRTTATGPGTGAEGVRRQITTLGWHAMTYRGQLAFPGEQMMRLSMDLSTGTAGVLLALAAAAPASTAHLPFLPPLRRPQTGSSQEP; via the coding sequence GTGAACAAGGGATACGCCGTATTCTGCGACGCGGACCGGCACTTCTACGACGCGCCGCACCGGCTGCCGTCCACCGGTGACGCGGGACACGGAGCCCTGTACGAGGCCGCCCACCGGTCGGCGCCGGAGGGCTGGCAGCGCCACCGCTCCGGGGACTGGCTGGCCTGGCGTCCCGTCGACGCCCAACTCCCCGCGCAGGGCTGGAAGATCCATGTCGCCGCCTGTCTGGACAACGCCGAGTCGGTCCTCGAACGGGTCATGGACTACTGCGTCCCGAGGGGCATCGCCTTCAAGTTCGTGCCGAGCCGGTATCTGCTCCACACCCGTAACGCCAAGTACGCGGACCGCGCCGCCAGCGGGAAGTTCATCACCGTCTACCCGGCCGACGACGAGCGGTGCGGTGCCGTCGCCGAGGAGCTGTCCGTCCTGCTGGCCGGCGAGCCCGGACCGTACATCCTGAGCGATCTGCGCTGGGGCGAGGGCCCGGTCCATCTGCGGTACGGCGGCTTCACCGAGCGGAGCTGTTACGACGCCGAGGGCACACTGCGCCCGGCCGTCGAGGACGCCGCGGGCCGGCTCGTCCCGGACCGGCGCGGACCGGTCTTCCGTATCCCCGCCTGGGTCACACCGCCGGGCTTTCTCCAGCCCCACCTCGACGCGCGGGACGCGACGACCGTCACCGGGCTGCCGTACACCGTCGAGCGGGCGCTGCACTTCTCCAACGGCGGCGGTGTGTATGTCGGCAGGCACCACGGGACCGGCGAGAAGGTGGTGCTGAAGGAGGCCAGACCGCACGCGGGCCTGGCCGCCGACGGGGCCGACGCCGTGACCCGGCTGGCGCGTGAACAGCGGGCGCTGGAAAGGCTGTCGGGGCTCCCGTACACCCCTTCGGTACGGGACAGCCTCACCCTCGGCGGCCACCGTTTCCTGGTGCTGGAGTTCATCGAGGGCAAGCCCCTCAACTCGTTCTTCGCCCGCAGGCATCCGCTGATCGACACCGATCCGGACCCGGCGCGGCTCGCCGAGTACACCGCGTGGGCCCTGCGGATCCACCGGCTGGTGGAGGAGGCCGTCGAGGCCGTCCACGCGCGGGGTGTGGTCTTCAACGATCTGCATCTGTTCAACATCATGGTCTCCGAGGACGAGTCGTCGGTGGTGCTCCTCGACTTCGAGGCGGCGGCCCATGTCGACGACAACAGCCGCCAGACCGTGGCGAATCCGGCCTTCGTCGCCCCGGCCGACCGGCGCGGCTTCGATGTCGACCGCTATGCCCTGGCGTGTCTGCGCATCGCGCTCTTCCTGCCGCTGACCAGCCTCTTCATCGTCGACCGGGCGAAGGCCCGGCATCTGGCGGAGATGGTGGCCGAGCGCTTCCCGGTCGACCGGGCGTTCCTGGACGCGGCGGTGGCCGAGATCCTCCGCGACACAGGCACCGACGCCGACGTCAACACCGGCTCCGAGAGCGACACCGGGAGCGGCTATCTGCCGGTCGGGCCCGCCGACTGGCCGCAGGCCCGGGACTCCATGGTGCGGGCGATCCTCGCCGCCGCCTCACCCGACCGGGAGGATCGATTCTTCCCCGGCGATATCGCCCAGTTCGCCACACCCGGCGGAGGCATGTCCTTCGGCTACGGAACGGCCGGGGTGCTGTACGCGCTCGCCGAGAGCGGCGCCGAGCGCTGTGTCCCGGCCGAGGAGTGGCTGCTCCAGCGGGTGAAGACGCCCGCCTCCGGCACCCCGCTGGGCTTCTACGACGGCCTCGCGGGCATCGCCTGGACCCTGAACCGGCTGGGTCACCCCCAACCCGCCCTGGAAACAGTCGATCTGATCCTGGATCAGCCCTGGGAGTCCCTCCCGCCCGATCTGCACAGCGGAGCCGCCGGGCTCGGCCTCGCGCTCTGCGCGCTGGCGGCGGACACCGGAGACCCCGTGCTGCACGCGGCGGCGGTGCGCTGCGCCGAACTGGCCGCCGCGGCCGTGGCCGGCGGACTGCCCCGCGCGGGCCTGCTGCACGGCGCCTCGGGCGTCGCGCTGCTCCTCGTCCGGCTGTACGAACGCACCGGCGAGGCCGCCCTGCTCGACCTCGCGGCCGACGCCCTGCGCCGTGATCTGGCCCGCTGCAAGCCCGGGATCGGCGGCTCCCTCCAGGTCGACGAGGGCTGGCGCACCATGCCGTACGCCGGCGGGGGCAGTGTGGGGATCGGGATGGTGCTCGACGACTATCTCGCCCACCGGTCCGACGACGGCTTCGAGCGGGCGCGCGCCGGCATCGTACGGGCCGCGCAGTCCCACTTCTACGCGCAGCCGGGGCTCTTCCGGGGCGCCGCCGGCATGGTGCTCCACCTCAGCCGCACCACGGCGACGGGTCCGGGCACCGGTGCCGAGGGCGTACGGCGGCAGATCACCACCCTCGGCTGGCACGCCATGACGTACCGGGGCCAACTGGCCTTCCCCGGCGAGCAGATGATGCGGCTGTCCATGGACCTGTCCACCGGCACCGCCGGTGTGCTGCTGGCCCTGGCCGCCGCCGCGCCCGCCTCGACGGCACACCTGCCGTTCCTCCCGCCGCTCCGGCGGCCCCAGACCGGCTCCAGCCAGGAGCCGTAA
- a CDS encoding SapB/AmfS family lanthipeptide encodes MNLLDLQSMEIPQEEAIGETATASYASLLLCFGSALSLLTC; translated from the coding sequence ATGAACCTTCTCGACCTGCAGTCGATGGAGATCCCGCAGGAGGAGGCCATCGGTGAGACGGCCACCGCGAGCTACGCGAGCCTGCTGCTCTGCTTCGGCAGCGCGCTGAGCCTCCTCACCTGCTGA